In the Wyeomyia smithii strain HCP4-BCI-WySm-NY-G18 chromosome 2, ASM2978416v1, whole genome shotgun sequence genome, one interval contains:
- the LOC129721644 gene encoding serine-rich adhesin for platelets — protein MPCESCHIQFGIITRKKSCFECRRLFCRSCLEKRQEKILCHNCVIFTKRPLTKVDLGQLKVKDLIFYLQSKHISTSGCVEKEDLINLIIAHVNSGASSLRSPSGSADSGNGGVFNFSSASSTGGSSGGVRAEGGRRNQSGASRYGNFYPAGTDNCASTFDQLKSTCQNLFTSITEKLSTDTPKSNFAPGFSNTTPEGNAQPEGQSEANVFQQPRFGNNDVYQVNSRQSSTGNGSSTGLRSSTSGQGDASNERNSFPTDAGNSSGVTSGADSSSNTSSVSSPERPASKDIRLENVNLSLSARIESMLASDAGQNGCECSDEEDDDETRGTPKRKESRKATSGDTPTSEAGPSHITITDHTLVLEPKAETPSSSFGKINLDCERSSNEEKIIIVSTDTESWQIINNPESPTVTGSTGIEHNFAAHKSLQRIEEENVSDVPCTSHQISRRRSDSCLLAMNRTEAKPRCQTVPESDIGAHSSQNQSAVFTAINTNKCFKCGKRRSGIRKQLKKFRKQLETATACSETAKRQQLEAFLSYLERRSKGSAELSDSESITEEASISLAEVDPLEGDHSTGSAQREVGRASSSSTDENRLHSGYPRADGVELESTHVYSAGNHELANKSHIKLSDIKESADLDILSVKQLKEILMLNRVDFKGCCEKPELRERVLRLWRDYKSIPSIEKLPSDDLCKICMDAPIECVILECGHMTTCTACGKVLSECPICRQYIVRVVRFFRA, from the exons ATGCCGTGTGAAAGTTGCCACATACAGTTTGGAATAATTACGCGCAAAAAGTCATGTTTCGAATGTCGCCGATTGTTTTGCAGAAGCTGCCTTGAAAAACGCCAAGAAAAGATCCTATGCCACAACTGTGTAATCTTTACCAAGCGCCCCCTAACAAAAGTAGACCTCGGGCAGCTGAAGGTAAAAGATTTGATATTCTATCTTCAGTCGAAGCACATCTCGACTTCCGGCTGCGTCGAAAAGGAAGATCTAATAAATCTGATCATTGCACATGTCAATTCCGGAGCAAGTAGTCTTCGAAGTCCGTCGGGTAGTGCCGATAGTGGAAATGGTGGAGTATTTAATTTTAGCTCGGCGTCATCGACCGGAGGTAGCAGTGGAGGTGTTAGGGCCGAAGGAGGTAGAAGAAATCAGTCTGGTGCCTCAAGATATGGTAATTTTTATCCCGCTGGTACGGATAATTGCGCGAGTACATTTGATCAACTCAAGAGTACATGTCAAAATTTATTCACGTCCATTACGGAAAAGCTTAGTACAG ATACGCCAAAATCAAATTTTGCGCCGGGTTTTTCCAATACAACCCCAGAGGGAAATGCACAACCCGAGGGCCAATCAGAAGCAAATGTATTCCAACAACCACGCTTTGGAAATAATGATGTGTATCAGGTCAATTCTCGACAATCGAGTACCGGTAACGGAAGTTCGACAGGCTTACGATCAAGCACATCCGGTCAAGGTGATGCTTCAAACGAGAGAAATTCTTTTCCAACCGACGCCGGCAATAGCAGTGGGGTTACTAGTGGTGCTGATAGTAGTAGCAACACTTCATCAGTTTCTTCTCCAGAAAGGCCAGCTTCCAAAGACATTCGGCTAGAAAACGTTAATCTATCACTCAGTGCACGGATTGAAAGTATGCTAGCATCGGACGCTGGTCAAAATGGGTGTGAATGTTCGGACGAAGAAGATGATGATGAAACAAGAGGAACACCAAAGCGAAAGGAATCCAGAAAGGCGACATCAGGAGATACTCCGACGTCGGAAGCTGGTCCGAGTCACATCACAATAACTGATCACACATTGGTTTTAGAACCAAAAGCAGAAACGCCATCCTCTTCGTTTGGTAAAATTAACCTAGATTGTGAGCGATCCTCAAACGAAGAAAAGATAATTATTGTCTCGACTGACACAGAGAGTTGGCAGATAATCAATAATCCAGAATCCCCAACTGTAACGGGCAGTACAGGCATCGAACACAACTTTGCTGCACATAAATCCTTACAAAGaatagaagaagaaaatgtttcTGATGTTCCTTGCACTAGCCACCAAATTTCAAGGCGACGCTCTGATAGCTGTCTGCTTGCGATGAATCGTACCGAAGCTAAACCTCGGTGTCAAACAGTTCCTGAGTCGGACATAGGAGCACATTCTAGTCAAAATCAAAGTGCAGTTTTTACTGCTATCAACACCAATAAGTGCTTTAAGTGCGGCAAACGACGCAGTGGAATTCGGAAGCAACTAAAAAAGTTTCGCAAGCAGTTGGAAACGGCAACTGCCTGCTCGGAAACAGCAAAGCGGCAGCAGTTAGAAGCTTTTCTCAGCTATTTGGAACGGCGAAGTAAAGGTTCAGCTGAGCTATCCGACAGTGAATCTATCACGGAGGAAGCCAGCATAAGTTTGGCTGAGGTAGACCCACTGGAAGGCGATCACAGTACCGGTTCCGCCCAAAGAGAGGTGGGTAGGGCAAGTTCCTCTTCAACAGATGAGAATCGACTACATTCCGGCTATCCGCGGGCGGATGGTGTCGAATTGGAAAGCACTCATGTGTATTCTGCTGGTAATCACGAGCTTGCCAACAAGAGCCACATCAAGTTAAGTGATATCAAGGAAAG TGCTGATCTAGATATCCTATCGGTAAAACAGCTCAAGGAAATATTGATGCTGAATCGTGTTGATTTTAAAGGCTGCTGTGAAAAACCTGAGCTTCGGGAACGTGTCCTGCGTCTCTGGCGAGATTACAAATCCATTCCAT CAATCGAAAAATTACCCTCAGATGATTTGTGCAAAATCTGTATGGATGCACCGATTGAGTGCGTCATACTAGAATGCGGTCATATGACTACGTGTACGGCCTGTGGTAAAGTACTCAGTGAATGTCCTATTTGTCGGCAGTATATTGTGCGAGTGGTTCGATTTTTCCGCGCGTGA
- the LOC129724196 gene encoding THO complex subunit 4 isoform X2 — protein sequence MVDKIEMSLDDIIKSQRPQRGGNRGGVYRSGGGAPRSRPRNGTSGGGGFRSNRGPVGGGGVLKGRNRGGIQRSSKYARGDVNSAWKHDMYEGARKSRLLAAAGLGLGGASGLGSSKLMVSNLDFGVSESDINELFADFGPLKSASVHYDRSGRSLGTADVVFERRADAIKAMKQYNGVPLDGRPMSIQLATSDIPTPRAPRLGGERSLPRSPRRQSSSGPSRGSQSSRRGGGGGSGGSRRQQRETKTAEELDAELDAYTKDMK from the exons ATGGTGGACAAAATTGAAATGAGTCTGGATGATATCATCAAATCGCAGCGACCACAACGCGGCGGCAACCGTGGCGGAGTCTATCGTTCCGGTGGGGGCGCACCTAGAAGCCGTCCCCGCAATGGAACCTCCGGTGGTGGAGGTTTTCGCTCAAATCGCGGTCCTGTCGGCGGAGGTGGTGTCCTTAAGGGACGCAACCGAGGCGGAATTCAACGTTCTTCGAAATATGCACGG GGTGACGTTAACAGCGCTTGGAAGCACGACATGTACGAGGGAGCTCGCAAGAGTCGCCTATTGGCGGCGGCTGGACTTGGATTAGGAGGAGCTAGTGGACTGGGCAGTTCCAAATTGATGGTATCGAACCTGGATTTCGGCGTATCAGAGTCTGACATAAATGAGCTGTTCGCAGATTTTGGACCATTGAAAAGTGCGTCTGTGCATTATGACCGATCTGGTAGATCCTTAG GTACAGCTGATGTTGTATTCGAACGTCGGGCTGACGCAATAAAAGCGATGAAGCAGTACAACGGTGTTCCCTTGGATGGACGACCCATGAGCATACAGCTAGCGACATCCGACATCCCAACACCTCGCGCCCCTCGTCTGGGTGGTGAAAGAAGTTTGCCGCGTTCCCCTCGGAGACAGTCTAGCAGTGGACCCTCGAGAG GTAGTCAATCGAGTCGTCGCGGCGGAGGTGGTGGCAGTGGGGGTTCCCGTAGACAGCAGCGAGAAACCAAGACCGCCGAAGAGTTGGACGCAGAACTGGATGCGTACACAAAGGATATGAAGTAA
- the LOC129724196 gene encoding THO complex subunit 4 isoform X1: protein MVDKIEMSLDDIIKSQRPQRGGNRGGVYRSGGGAPRSRPRNGTSGGGGFRSNRGPVGGGGVLKGRNRGGIQRSSKYARGDVNSAWKHDMYEGARKSRLLAAAGLGLGGASGLGSSKLMVSNLDFGVSESDINELFADFGPLKSASVHYDRSGRSLGTADVVFERRADAIKAMKQYNGVPLDGRPMSIQLATSDIPTPRAPRLGGERSLPRSPRRQSSSGPSRAGSQSSRRGGGGGSGGSRRQQRETKTAEELDAELDAYTKDMK, encoded by the exons ATGGTGGACAAAATTGAAATGAGTCTGGATGATATCATCAAATCGCAGCGACCACAACGCGGCGGCAACCGTGGCGGAGTCTATCGTTCCGGTGGGGGCGCACCTAGAAGCCGTCCCCGCAATGGAACCTCCGGTGGTGGAGGTTTTCGCTCAAATCGCGGTCCTGTCGGCGGAGGTGGTGTCCTTAAGGGACGCAACCGAGGCGGAATTCAACGTTCTTCGAAATATGCACGG GGTGACGTTAACAGCGCTTGGAAGCACGACATGTACGAGGGAGCTCGCAAGAGTCGCCTATTGGCGGCGGCTGGACTTGGATTAGGAGGAGCTAGTGGACTGGGCAGTTCCAAATTGATGGTATCGAACCTGGATTTCGGCGTATCAGAGTCTGACATAAATGAGCTGTTCGCAGATTTTGGACCATTGAAAAGTGCGTCTGTGCATTATGACCGATCTGGTAGATCCTTAG GTACAGCTGATGTTGTATTCGAACGTCGGGCTGACGCAATAAAAGCGATGAAGCAGTACAACGGTGTTCCCTTGGATGGACGACCCATGAGCATACAGCTAGCGACATCCGACATCCCAACACCTCGCGCCCCTCGTCTGGGTGGTGAAAGAAGTTTGCCGCGTTCCCCTCGGAGACAGTCTAGCAGTGGACCCTCGAGAG CAGGTAGTCAATCGAGTCGTCGCGGCGGAGGTGGTGGCAGTGGGGGTTCCCGTAGACAGCAGCGAGAAACCAAGACCGCCGAAGAGTTGGACGCAGAACTGGATGCGTACACAAAGGATATGAAGTAA
- the LOC129724195 gene encoding uncharacterized protein LOC129724195 → MSKLEIAANNSNWPSSSGRSLDPDLFPAVDCGGHALGAVIVNCDNNINLSYLLNIMEKQIVNCSVPANKTNDRNEIERIRQESFSRLSMIKCCTLDEFEFSFLTLNELFAENPINRYLLIDSVAAFYWSKCTESKLIRMDTYLKTLNRRLKKLCHDRHIVAISTRPLYFGGNSRESAITEFSDSAEAVMKSMSTSSNFNISFEHRIELAEIVSLTPTDDTKFNAFVTSNGKQMIKFFAIDKYGINWLN, encoded by the exons ATGTCCAAACTTGAGATTGCTGCCAATAACTCAAACTGGCCCTCGTCTAGTGGAAGGTCTCTCGATCCGGATCTGTTTCCTGCAG TGGACTGTGGAGGGCATGCCCTTGGCGCCGTTATTGTTAACTGTGACAATAACATTAATTTGTCTTATCTTCTAAACATAATGGAAAAGCAAATAGTGAACTGCTCGGTCCCAGCAAACAAAACCAACGATCGGAACGAAATCGAACGTATCCGTCAGGAGTCTTTTTCTAGATTGAGCATGATCAAATGCTGTACGCTGGATGAATTTGAATTCTCCTTTCTAACTTTAAACGAGCTTTTTGCGGAAAACCCGATTAATAGGTACCTGTTGATCGACTCAGTTGCAGCCTTCTACTGGAGCAAATGCACCGAAAGCAAATTAATTCGAATGGATACGTACCTTAAAACTCTAAACAGAAGGTTGAAAAAACTTTGCCATGATCGACATATTGTAGCTATCTCTACAAGGCCGCTATATTTTGGTGGTAACAGTCGTGAGTCTGCAATAACAGAATTCAGTGATTCTGCTGAGGCTGTGATGAAGAGCATGAGCACGTCAAGCAACTTTAATATATCCTTCGAGCATCGAATCGAACTTGCTGAAATTGTATCTCTGACCCCAACCGATGATACTAAGTTCAACGCATTCGTAACTTCTAATGGCAAACAAATGATAAAATTCTTTGCGATAGATAAATATGGAATAAATTGGTTAAATTGA